Within Paeniglutamicibacter psychrophenolicus, the genomic segment CACCATCCGCATGGACCTGCGCGGGCACGGGCGCTCGGGAAAGCCGCACGATCCGGCCGCCTACAACATGGACCTGGTCCTGGCGGACGTCAAGGCGGTGCTGGCGGCCACCGGCCACGAGTCGATCCACGTCGTGGGATATTCCTTCGGCTCGCGCGTGGGCCTCTCGCTGGCCATCAAGCACCCGTCGATGGTGCGCTCGCTGACCATGCTCGGCGGAACACACGCCATCGAGGCCCAGCACATCAGCACGCTCTTCTTCGACGGCTATCTCGAGGCCCTCAAGACCGGTGACATGGACGCCTTCATCACCGGGATGGAAGCCGACGGCGGGAAACTCGACCCCGCAACACGCCTGGCCTTCGCCTCCAACGATGCGCTGGCGCTGGCGGCCTACTTCGAATCGACCGAGGCCGGAAACGCGGTCAGCGAGATGCTGCTGGCACAACTGGACACCCCGACGCTGCTGATGACAGGAACCCGGGACAGGCCGCGCATCGAGCACTCACGGACCATGGCCTCGGTGATGCCGAACGCCCGGTTGGTTGAGCTGGAGGGCCGCACCCATGGAGGCACTCTCTTCCCGCCACAGCCCATCCTGGAGCAGTTGCTGCCGTTCCTGCGGACCAATGCCTAGGATTCCTCGGCGTCAGGGCATGGGCAGATAGGGTGTATCCGGTTTCCCCGGCGTGAACTCCGGCGGAACCACCAGCACCGGCACCGTACGGTGGGACAGCAACCGGGCCAGGGTAGAGGTGCGGAGCCGGGCGGAGGTGCTGCCGAAGAGCCGCCGCTTCGGGGAACCGAGGACCAGCAGCGAGGCGCCCAGTGCCGTGGCGTAGGCCTCGAGCGCACCCGCGGGAGCGCCCACCAGGATGCGCAGCATCCAGTGCACGGGAGAATCCTGCAACGTCGCTCCGAGGCCGGAGTGGAGCTCGCGGACAACCGTGACGCCGATTTCCTCCTGCTCGTCCCGACCCAGCGTCTCGAAATCGATGATTGCCTTCGCCTTCCACTCGGAAGATTCCAACCCCGTGACGGCGTAGGCACACACCAGATCCAGTTCCAGGGCCACCGCCAGGCGTGCCGCGGTAGCCACCACCTCCGGATGCTGCTTCTGGCACACTCCCACGAGCACGGGATGAGGTGTGCGAATACTTCCTTCTCCGCGCAGCTCGTTCATCGCGCGCTCCTGGTGGTGGTCGGTGGCAGCGGGCCGGGCGGCAGCCTTTCACCCAGTATGCCCGGACCTCGCCGGGCAAGGATAGGGCGGGGCCGTGCCCGGGCGCCGGGCCGCTCTTGACCGGGACCGCAACAGGGGCGAGACTCAAGAAATGGATGCTGACACGGCGGCAATCTCGATCACCGGACTGAAGGTGTTGCGCGGGAAAAACCTCGTGCTGCCGGGCCTTGACCTGCTGGTTCCGCGCGGCGAGGTCGTGGGGCTGCTCGGTCCCAGCGGCTGCGGCAAATCCACCCTGATGCGTGCGATCGTGGGCACCCAGATCATCTCCGGCGGGGACGTGAAAGTGCTGGGGGACACCGCAGGTTCCGCGGCGCTGCGCCGCCGTGTGGGGTACATGACCCAGGAAGCGAGCATCTACGACGACCTGCCGGTCACCGCGAACCTGAACTACTTCGCCAAGATCATCGGCGCCCCGCCCGCGCAGGTCGCCGAGATCATCGAACGCACCGATCTGGGGTCGGTGGCCAGGGCCATGGCCGCGGACCTCTCCGGGGGGCAGCGCAGCAGGCTCTCGCTGGCCATCGCGCTGCTGGGTTCCCCCGAGCTGCTGGTGCTGGACGAGCCCACCGTCGGGCTGGATCCGGTGCTGCGCGTGGCCTTGTGGGAACTGTTCGCCGAGCTCGCCGCCGAGGGCGTGACGCTGCTGGTCTCCAGCCACGTCATGGACGAGGCGACGCGCTGCGACCGGCTGATCCTGATGCGCGAGGGGCAGATCATCGCCCAGGAAACCCCCGGCTCACTTCTGGAGCGCACAGGAACCGACAATGCCGAGGACGCCTTCCTCGCCCTGATCCGCGGGGCGCAGGAGTCCGGGACCGACACGCCGCACGTCCCCAAGCACCGCGCCGGGTCGGAGGAGCCATGAGCGCCACCCGCATCCTTGCCACCACCGCCCGGGTGCTGAACCAGGTGCGGCACGACCACCGCACCCTGGGACTGCTGCTGCTGGTCCCCGCGCTGCTGGTGGGCCTGGTCGCCT encodes:
- a CDS encoding alpha/beta fold hydrolase, producing the protein MPLAVNPIDAQTIYFDASDTGAPPVLLLHGSALSRSIWRGLGYVKALEPEFDTIRMDLRGHGRSGKPHDPAAYNMDLVLADVKAVLAATGHESIHVVGYSFGSRVGLSLAIKHPSMVRSLTMLGGTHAIEAQHISTLFFDGYLEALKTGDMDAFITGMEADGGKLDPATRLAFASNDALALAAYFESTEAGNAVSEMLLAQLDTPTLLMTGTRDRPRIEHSRTMASVMPNARLVELEGRTHGGTLFPPQPILEQLLPFLRTNA
- a CDS encoding universal stress protein; the encoded protein is MNELRGEGSIRTPHPVLVGVCQKQHPEVVATAARLAVALELDLVCAYAVTGLESSEWKAKAIIDFETLGRDEQEEIGVTVVRELHSGLGATLQDSPVHWMLRILVGAPAGALEAYATALGASLLVLGSPKRRLFGSTSARLRTSTLARLLSHRTVPVLVVPPEFTPGKPDTPYLPMP
- a CDS encoding ABC transporter ATP-binding protein, which produces MDADTAAISITGLKVLRGKNLVLPGLDLLVPRGEVVGLLGPSGCGKSTLMRAIVGTQIISGGDVKVLGDTAGSAALRRRVGYMTQEASIYDDLPVTANLNYFAKIIGAPPAQVAEIIERTDLGSVARAMAADLSGGQRSRLSLAIALLGSPELLVLDEPTVGLDPVLRVALWELFAELAAEGVTLLVSSHVMDEATRCDRLILMREGQIIAQETPGSLLERTGTDNAEDAFLALIRGAQESGTDTPHVPKHRAGSEEP